From the genome of Streptomyces ficellus:
CCCGCGGGTTCGCCTCGTCCGTGCCGGGTTTCACCAGTTCGATGCCGAGCATCAGGCCGCGGCCCCGTACCTCGCGTACGTGGGCGCAGCCGGCGGTGGCCGCGCGGAGGCGCTCGGCGAGCAGCCCGCCGACGCGCCGGGCGTTGCCTTGGAGGTCGTGTTCGAGGAGGTACGAGAGGTTGGCGAGACCGGCGGCCATGGTGACGGGCGAGCCGCCGAACGTCGAGATGGAGTTGGCGTTCAGGCAGTTCATGACCTCCGCGCGGGCGACGACACCGCCGATGGACATGCCGTTGCCGATGCCCTTGGCGAAGGTGAGGACGTCGGGCGGGCCGCTCGCGGCGTGGGCCTGCCAGCCCCAGAAGTGCTCGCCGGTGCGGCCCCAGCCGGTCTGCACCTCGTCGGCGATCCACAGGATGCCGCGGGGGGCGAGGACCTCGCGGAAGGCGGCGTACAGCCCGTCGGGCGGGGAGGTGAAGCCGCCGACGCCCTGGATCGGCTCGGCGATCAGCGCGGCGACGTCGCCGGTGTGCCCCAGCAGGTCCTCGAGGTCGGCGACGCACGCCTCGATGAACCGGGCGTCGGACAGGTGCGCGTAAGGGCCGCGGCCGCGGACGCCGCCGTGCACGTACAGCGTCTGGAGCGGCGACAGGGTGGTGGGCGACCAGGCGCGGTTGCCGGTGACGGACACGGCCGAGAAGGACCTGCCGTGGTAGCTGTTGCGCATCGCCAGGATCTGGTTGGTGCGGCGGTGGGCGGTGGCCAGCAGCAGGGCGGTGTCGTTCGCCTCCGTACCGGAGGTGGTGAAGAAGACGCGGGCGTCGGGGATGCCGGAGAGGTGCGCGACGCGCTCGGCGAGCTCCACCATGGGGCGGTTGAGGTAGAGGGTGGAGGAGTGGATGATCCGGCCGGCCTGCTCGGTGATCGCCTTGGTGACCTCGGGGAGGGCGTGGGCGGTCATGGTGGTGAGGATGCCGCCGAAGAAGTCGAGGTAGCGCCTGCCGGTGCTGTCCCAGACGTACCGCCCCTCGCCGTGGGTGATCTCGACGGGGTCCTGGTAGTAGAGGGAGACCCAGTCGGGGATGACGGCCCTGTGGCGGGCGAGCAGGTCGTTCGTGTGGCGGTCGCTCGTCACGGCTGCACCAGCCCCTCGTACGCGTCGGGGCGCCGGTCCCGGTAGAACGCCCAGGTCTGCCGTACGTCGTCGATGAGCCGGAAGTCGAGGTCGCGGACGACGAGTTCCTCCTCCTTGTCGGAGGCGACGTCGCCGACGAACCGGCCGCGCGGGTCGACGAAGTAGCTGGTGCCGTAGAAGTCGTTGTCGCCGTACTCCTCCTGCCCGACGCGGTTGATGGCGGCCACGTAGTAGAGGTTGGCGACGGCGGCGGCCGGCTGCTCCAGCTGCCAGAGGTGGGACGACAGCCCGCGGTGGGTGGCGGAGGGGTTGAAGACGAGCTGGGCTCCGTTCAGGCCGAGTTGGCGCCAGCCCTCGGGGAAGTGCCGGTCGTAGCAGATGTAGACGCCGACGCGGCCGACGGCCGTGTCGAAGACCGGCCAGCCGAGGTTGCCCGGCCTGAAGTAGTACTTCTCCCAGAAGCCCCTGACCTGCGGGATGTGGTGCTTGCGGTACTTGCCGAGGTAGGAGCCGTCGGCGTCGATCACGGCGGCGGTGTTGTAGTAGAAGCCGGGCCCCTCGATCTCGAAGACCGGCACGACGATCACCATGCCGGTCTCCCGGGCGAGGTCCTGCATGCGCCGTACGGTCGGGCCGTCGGG
Proteins encoded in this window:
- a CDS encoding aspartate aminotransferase family protein gives rise to the protein MTSDRHTNDLLARHRAVIPDWVSLYYQDPVEITHGEGRYVWDSTGRRYLDFFGGILTTMTAHALPEVTKAITEQAGRIIHSSTLYLNRPMVELAERVAHLSGIPDARVFFTTSGTEANDTALLLATAHRRTNQILAMRNSYHGRSFSAVSVTGNRAWSPTTLSPLQTLYVHGGVRGRGPYAHLSDARFIEACVADLEDLLGHTGDVAALIAEPIQGVGGFTSPPDGLYAAFREVLAPRGILWIADEVQTGWGRTGEHFWGWQAHAASGPPDVLTFAKGIGNGMSIGGVVARAEVMNCLNANSISTFGGSPVTMAAGLANLSYLLEHDLQGNARRVGGLLAERLRAATAGCAHVREVRGRGLMLGIELVKPGTDEANPRAAAAVLEAAREGGLLIGKGGGHDTSALRIAPPLSLTVAEAEEGAAILERALRSV
- a CDS encoding nitrilase-related carbon-nitrogen hydrolase; its protein translation is MSHVVRAALVQATWTGDTESMIAKHEEHAREAARQGAKVIGFQEVFNAPYFCQVQEPEHHRWAEPVPDGPTVRRMQDLARETGMVIVVPVFEIEGPGFYYNTAAVIDADGSYLGKYRKHHIPQVRGFWEKYYFRPGNLGWPVFDTAVGRVGVYICYDRHFPEGWRQLGLNGAQLVFNPSATHRGLSSHLWQLEQPAAAVANLYYVAAINRVGQEEYGDNDFYGTSYFVDPRGRFVGDVASDKEEELVVRDLDFRLIDDVRQTWAFYRDRRPDAYEGLVQP